One genomic window of Luteitalea pratensis includes the following:
- a CDS encoding winged helix-turn-helix domain-containing protein yields MDRSWQPPCEQVYAGPWAEVLKDRLRFGEAVAGRPEVYEFGPYALDVHERRLWNAGHVVALRPKAHDVLVALVRRAGTLVTKRELLDLVWRDVSVEEGILAVYVSSLRKSLGDCGETGAYIETVPRAGYRFSGAVRLRTVPAEPLSMRWPIGVLPARPEVSELIGRGRACLMTASRSDIPRAVEAFRSAIALDPDYAAAHAGLAVAHCAEAELRLAAPQVAYPSARAAALRALAMEASNADAQVALGTVLFLSDWNWNGARRSLERALELNADHTEGWLLYGRLLEALGYLAEGLAAKQRALERDPSSATVHLQIALSYWNQRRYDDMIAWATRSLDLDPQHLLAREYLASAYWKKGDLDRHMAESLTHARAAGAPLDLLEDLRRTYDTRGRAGIVEFALRANANGPPMQLALLHGEAGNLDEAFAHLDAAIASRDPALVHVAVAPQWDCLRGDARFHERLEDVGLDAAADRCQRYLQQHGHGP; encoded by the coding sequence ATGGATCGCTCATGGCAACCTCCTTGCGAACAGGTATATGCGGGGCCGTGGGCCGAAGTCCTGAAGGATCGCCTAAGATTCGGCGAAGCCGTGGCTGGTAGGCCTGAGGTGTACGAGTTCGGCCCGTATGCGCTCGATGTGCACGAGCGGAGGCTATGGAACGCCGGGCACGTGGTGGCGCTCAGGCCAAAGGCGCACGATGTGCTTGTGGCGCTCGTCCGCCGTGCTGGCACGCTGGTGACCAAGCGCGAGCTGCTCGACCTGGTCTGGCGCGATGTCTCCGTGGAGGAAGGCATCCTCGCCGTGTACGTCTCCTCGCTTCGTAAGAGCCTCGGCGATTGCGGGGAGACCGGCGCCTACATCGAGACAGTGCCGCGGGCGGGTTATCGGTTTTCCGGGGCTGTCAGGCTGAGGACGGTCCCCGCCGAACCGCTGTCAATGAGGTGGCCGATCGGGGTGCTGCCTGCTCGGCCAGAGGTGTCCGAACTGATCGGACGTGGCCGTGCCTGCCTGATGACCGCCTCGCGCTCGGACATCCCGCGCGCCGTGGAGGCATTCCGGTCCGCGATCGCGCTCGATCCCGATTACGCAGCCGCCCACGCGGGGTTGGCCGTCGCTCATTGCGCGGAGGCTGAGCTGCGCCTGGCGGCACCGCAGGTCGCGTACCCGTCGGCTCGCGCCGCGGCCCTTCGCGCGCTCGCCATGGAAGCGTCCAACGCCGACGCGCAGGTCGCGTTGGGCACCGTCCTGTTCCTCAGCGACTGGAACTGGAACGGCGCGCGGCGGAGCCTCGAACGCGCGCTCGAGCTCAATGCGGATCACACGGAAGGCTGGTTGCTGTACGGACGGTTGCTCGAAGCGCTCGGATACCTTGCCGAGGGGCTCGCGGCGAAGCAGCGCGCTCTCGAGCGCGATCCGTCGTCTGCGACCGTGCACCTCCAGATCGCGCTCTCGTACTGGAACCAGCGACGCTACGACGACATGATCGCCTGGGCGACCCGTTCGCTTGATCTCGATCCGCAACACTTGCTGGCGCGCGAGTACCTGGCGAGCGCCTATTGGAAGAAGGGCGATCTCGACCGGCACATGGCGGAGTCGCTCACGCACGCACGAGCCGCGGGGGCGCCGCTGGACCTGCTCGAAGACCTGCGGCGCACGTACGACACTCGGGGCCGCGCTGGCATCGTCGAGTTCGCGCTGCGCGCCAATGCGAACGGCCCACCCATGCAGCTCGCGCTGCTCCATGGCGAAGCCGGCAACCTGGATGAGGCGTTTGCGCATCTCGACGCCGCGATCGCGAGCCGCGATCCGGCGCTCGTGCACGTCGCTGTCGCACCGCAATGGGATTGCCTGCGCGGCGATGCGCGTTTTCACGAGCGCCTCGAGGATGTGGGCCTCGATGCCGCCGCTGATCGTTGTCAGCGCTACCTGCAGCAACATGGCCATGGCCCGTGA
- a CDS encoding amidohydrolase family protein, giving the protein MPTGARLTERRAELADGEKGTIAPGKLADPAMLSQNILDIPSEALPKTVSVLTVVDGRVIHDALTRESACKGGAPC; this is encoded by the coding sequence ATGCCGACGGGCGCACGCTTGACAGAGAGGCGCGCGGAGTTGGCCGACGGTGAGAAGGGTACGATCGCCCCGGGCAAGCTTGCCGATCCCGCGATGCTGTCGCAGAACATCTTGGACATCCCCTCCGAGGCTCTGCCGAAGACCGTGAGCGTGCTGACGGTGGTCGATGGCCGAGTTATTCACGATGCACTGACGCGCGAGTCCGCGTGTAAGGGCGGGGCGCCGTGTTGA
- a CDS encoding tannase/feruloyl esterase family alpha/beta hydrolase has translation MSRLRLATTLLSFLAGASHATAAPQPCESLSNLRLPDTTITMAVSTSGTFTPPDGTPLERLPAFCRVVGVIRPTSDSQIEFEVWMPAAGWNGKFQGIGNGGFAGAISYVSLAQAMGRGYAAASTDTGHKGGATDASWALGHPEKVIDFGHRAIHEMTVKGKAVVAAFYGESPRRSYFASCSNGGRQALMEAQRYPEDYDGIVAGAPAAAWTRFMFSFVWNSQAMVRPSAHIPPATLAVLEQAIVAACDRSDGVPDGVLVAPDACRFDPRTLLCTDAESAECLGAEQAAALTAIYDGPRTSGGTALARGFPPGAETGPGGWAEWLTGPAPGESVQAAFAQGALAHMVFQRPDYDLRTFDFDRDPAAVEDKIGPMLNATDPDLSAFHKRGGKLILFHGWNDPALSAHETVDYYEAVRARMGTAVDALVRLYLIPGLQHCTGGPGATYCGGINVPVRDAEYDLSAALERWVEEGLAPGEFVATAAPDRSNLAEPAPATPRRRICPYPQVASLRGTGSPDDPGAWTCEAH, from the coding sequence ATGAGCCGCCTGCGACTCGCCACCACCCTGTTGTCGTTCCTCGCCGGGGCAAGCCACGCGACGGCGGCGCCCCAGCCCTGCGAGAGTCTCTCGAACCTTCGACTGCCAGACACCACGATCACCATGGCGGTGAGTACCTCGGGCACGTTCACGCCGCCGGACGGCACGCCCCTCGAGCGCCTGCCCGCGTTTTGCAGAGTCGTCGGCGTGATCCGGCCGACGAGCGATTCCCAGATCGAGTTCGAAGTGTGGATGCCCGCCGCGGGTTGGAACGGAAAGTTCCAGGGCATCGGCAACGGTGGCTTCGCCGGTGCCATCTCGTATGTATCGCTCGCGCAGGCCATGGGCCGCGGCTACGCTGCCGCATCGACCGATACCGGCCACAAGGGCGGTGCCACCGATGCGAGTTGGGCGCTCGGCCACCCGGAGAAGGTGATCGACTTCGGGCACCGGGCGATCCACGAGATGACGGTGAAAGGGAAGGCCGTGGTTGCCGCCTTCTACGGGGAATCGCCTCGTCGGTCCTACTTCGCGTCGTGCTCGAATGGGGGGCGGCAGGCGCTGATGGAAGCGCAGCGTTACCCGGAAGACTACGACGGGATCGTGGCGGGTGCGCCCGCCGCCGCGTGGACGCGCTTCATGTTCTCCTTCGTGTGGAACTCGCAGGCCATGGTCCGACCGTCAGCGCACATCCCGCCGGCGACGCTCGCCGTGCTGGAGCAGGCGATTGTGGCGGCGTGCGACCGGAGCGACGGTGTCCCGGACGGCGTCCTCGTGGCCCCGGACGCGTGCCGCTTCGATCCGCGTACGCTCCTCTGCACGGACGCGGAGTCGGCGGAATGTCTCGGCGCCGAGCAGGCTGCGGCGCTGACGGCGATTTACGACGGGCCGCGCACGTCCGGTGGAACGGCGCTCGCACGCGGCTTCCCACCAGGCGCGGAAACGGGGCCGGGCGGCTGGGCGGAATGGCTCACGGGTCCCGCACCTGGCGAGAGCGTCCAGGCGGCATTCGCCCAGGGAGCGCTCGCGCACATGGTCTTCCAACGACCCGACTACGATCTGCGAACGTTCGATTTCGATCGCGACCCGGCCGCCGTGGAAGACAAGATCGGTCCCATGCTGAATGCTACGGACCCGGACCTCTCCGCCTTTCACAAGCGGGGCGGCAAGCTGATCCTGTTCCATGGGTGGAACGACCCGGCCCTCTCGGCGCACGAGACCGTCGACTACTACGAGGCCGTGCGGGCTCGCATGGGGACTGCGGTCGACGCGCTTGTGCGCCTGTACCTGATTCCGGGATTGCAGCACTGCACCGGCGGTCCGGGCGCGACGTACTGCGGTGGGATCAACGTGCCGGTCAGGGACGCCGAGTATGATCTGTCCGCAGCCCTCGAGCGGTGGGTCGAGGAGGGCCTCGCGCCCGGCGAGTTCGTCGCCACCGCGGCGCCAGACCGGTCCAATCTCGCGGAACCCGCGCCAGCCACGCCCCGTCGCCGCATCTGCCCATACCCGCAGGTGGCGTCGTTGCGCGGCACCGGCAGTCCCGACGATCCAGGCGCCTGGACGTGCGAGGCGCACTGA
- a CDS encoding ECF-type sigma factor has protein sequence MASVRLRSEAPGHLLQTTALVHEAYLRLVEVDRMNVRNRAHLLALAARLMRQVLVDHARRRRALKRGGDPPLVSLDHVAVIADKPPGVDILALDETLNDLATLDARLARIVELKFFAGLSIGETAHALGVSTATVERDWTVARAWLRRRLSETLS, from the coding sequence GTGGCGAGCGTGCGGTTGCGTTCGGAAGCGCCGGGACATCTGCTTCAGACCACCGCCCTCGTGCACGAGGCCTACCTCCGGCTGGTCGAAGTTGATCGGATGAATGTCCGCAACCGGGCCCATCTCCTCGCATTGGCAGCACGTCTGATGCGCCAGGTGCTTGTCGATCACGCGAGGCGGCGCAGGGCGCTCAAGCGCGGCGGGGACCCGCCATTGGTCAGTCTCGACCACGTGGCGGTGATCGCCGACAAACCGCCCGGTGTCGACATCCTGGCCCTGGACGAGACGCTGAACGATCTCGCTACCCTGGATGCTCGCTTGGCGCGCATCGTGGAGCTGAAGTTCTTCGCCGGCCTCAGCATCGGCGAGACCGCCCACGCGCTGGGCGTGTCGACGGCGACGGTCGAGCGCGACTGGACCGTCGCGCGAGCATGGCTCCGTCGGCGGTTGTCGGAGACCCTGTCCTAG
- a CDS encoding GMC family oxidoreductase N-terminal domain-containing protein: protein MSYEADYVVVGAGAAGSVVAARLAEDGTRSVLLVEAGPDSTADPTIAAAAKFPFLYDMPDPVGPSPSPTHWGFSSDQNGKEYCYPRGTGLGGSTNHHACVDGRGTPLIYDAWARLTGDDRWSYQRLLPFFMAMENFDVPYVDERVHGRSGWLHIKRAKLERGFHPDFLHVAMQEHGMPFRHDFYNDPNSVAGIGWSDMQVHHDGHPL, encoded by the coding sequence ATGAGCTATGAAGCCGACTACGTCGTAGTGGGGGCAGGTGCAGCTGGGTCGGTCGTGGCGGCACGGCTGGCCGAAGACGGCACGCGATCGGTGCTGCTCGTCGAGGCGGGGCCGGACAGCACCGCCGACCCGACGATAGCCGCCGCAGCGAAGTTTCCTTTCCTGTACGACATGCCGGACCCGGTCGGCCCGTCTCCCTCGCCTACGCACTGGGGGTTCAGCTCCGACCAGAACGGGAAAGAGTACTGCTATCCGCGCGGAACGGGGCTCGGTGGCTCCACCAATCACCATGCCTGCGTGGACGGTCGCGGCACGCCGCTCATCTACGACGCGTGGGCGAGACTCACCGGCGACGATCGCTGGAGTTATCAGCGGTTGCTCCCGTTCTTCATGGCGATGGAGAACTTCGACGTGCCGTACGTCGATGAGCGCGTCCACGGCAGGTCAGGTTGGCTGCACATCAAGCGGGCGAAGCTCGAACGAGGGTTTCATCCCGATTTCCTGCATGTCGCGATGCAGGAGCACGGGATGCCGTTCAGGCACGACTTCTACAACGACCCGAACAGCGTGGCCGGCATCGGCTGGTCCGACATGCAGGTCCATCACGATGGCCACCCGCTGTGA
- a CDS encoding nuclear transport factor 2 family protein — protein MIRRRDVGPVQVDVRQQDADGSCHGIASHHLAGAPGGDTRVFFGSYHVHLTKRDGTWRIDGFRYALNYIQGNVNLGQRA, from the coding sequence ATGATCCGTCGTCGAGACGTCGGACCAGTGCAGGTCGACGTGCGACAGCAAGATGCCGACGGCTCCTGTCACGGGATCGCCTCGCACCATCTCGCCGGGGCTCCCGGCGGCGACACGCGAGTGTTCTTTGGCAGCTACCACGTCCATCTGACGAAGCGGGATGGAACGTGGCGTATCGATGGTTTCCGGTACGCGTTGAACTATATCCAGGGCAACGTCAACCTCGGCCAGCGCGCATAG
- a CDS encoding YybH family protein, giving the protein MMAGLIAITATVGSDQRMEADARATLETFHVKGNAKDLDGLMEYIHDDCIVSSANQDLIRGREAFRNMYARMLSAYTNINLSVDIVETRTVGEEVEIMWYTVGRRTNATTGVVENLRSANMALFKYDQAGKMRFYRVSNHPAEPATP; this is encoded by the coding sequence ATGATGGCCGGCCTCATCGCGATCACGGCGACGGTCGGGTCCGACCAGCGGATGGAAGCGGACGCGCGTGCGACGCTCGAGACCTTCCACGTGAAGGGAAACGCGAAAGACCTCGATGGACTCATGGAATACATCCATGACGACTGCATCGTGTCGTCTGCGAATCAGGACCTGATCAGGGGCAGGGAGGCGTTCCGAAACATGTACGCCAGGATGCTGAGTGCATACACGAACATCAACCTCTCCGTGGATATCGTCGAGACACGGACCGTCGGCGAGGAGGTCGAGATCATGTGGTACACGGTTGGACGGCGGACCAATGCGACCACAGGCGTCGTGGAGAACCTGCGCAGCGCCAACATGGCGCTGTTCAAGTACGACCAAGCTGGAAAGATGCGGTTCTACCGTGTGTCGAACCACCCGGCCGAGCCAGCCACGCCGTAA
- a CDS encoding alpha/beta hydrolase fold domain-containing protein codes for MSVQKGAQLGPYRVDDRIGAGGMGEVYAATDTRLKRRVAIKILPPSLEKDAQRRARLQREAELISSLHHPHVCRLYDVGQTDDGGQYLVLELLEGEALQSRLRRGPLPLAQVLRIGSQMADALAAAHRHGIVHRDLKPGNVMLTTDGAKLLDFGLAKPVVVSPASAETIVTLAAAVTLRARDEGGPRLACQVLVHPAVQYGWDTPSALANAEGYFLQRASVEYFWNHYVNDPGDGANPYCSPLAARDHSNLPPAFIACAQYDPICDDGKNYAEALRAAGVPVTFRVYEGMIHGFMLMSGVFDQSRTLVDDIGREVRSALG; via the coding sequence ATGTCAGTGCAGAAGGGCGCGCAACTCGGCCCCTATCGCGTCGACGACCGCATCGGTGCGGGCGGGATGGGGGAGGTGTACGCCGCGACCGACACGCGGCTGAAGCGTCGCGTCGCCATCAAGATCCTCCCGCCGTCCCTGGAGAAGGACGCGCAGCGCCGCGCCAGGTTACAGCGCGAAGCCGAGCTCATTTCGTCGCTGCACCATCCGCACGTCTGCCGGCTGTACGACGTGGGCCAGACCGACGATGGCGGCCAGTACCTGGTCCTCGAACTGCTGGAAGGCGAGGCGCTGCAGTCACGCCTGCGGAGAGGTCCTCTACCTCTGGCCCAAGTCCTCCGCATCGGCAGTCAGATGGCCGACGCCCTTGCCGCCGCACATCGTCATGGCATCGTGCATCGCGACCTGAAGCCAGGCAACGTGATGCTGACCACGGACGGCGCGAAGCTCCTCGACTTCGGGCTCGCCAAGCCCGTCGTGGTGTCACCGGCCTCGGCCGAGACCATCGTCACCCTCGCCGCAGCTGTGACCTTGCGGGCGCGCGACGAAGGAGGCCCGAGGCTCGCCTGCCAGGTGCTCGTCCACCCGGCCGTGCAGTACGGCTGGGACACGCCGTCGGCTCTTGCCAACGCCGAGGGATACTTCCTTCAACGCGCCAGCGTGGAGTACTTCTGGAACCACTACGTCAACGATCCCGGCGACGGCGCGAACCCGTACTGCTCGCCGCTCGCCGCCCGGGATCACTCGAACTTGCCGCCGGCCTTCATCGCCTGCGCGCAATACGATCCGATCTGTGACGATGGGAAGAACTACGCCGAAGCACTGCGGGCGGCTGGGGTGCCGGTGACGTTTCGAGTCTACGAAGGCATGATTCACGGATTCATGTTGATGTCCGGCGTCTTCGACCAGTCGAGGACGTTGGTCGACGACATCGGTCGTGAGGTCAGGTCAGCCCTGGGTTGA
- a CDS encoding ATP-binding protein encodes MLQPAPPQLFGRDSELALLIRALADSERGRARVVWIGGEPGIGKTRLAEELAAAATQRTTVAWARCVDAEAAPPYWPWAEGIRALLRTVTREELQLPVSCLKRLSALVPDLVHHPAMTARPVGRVTASDRYRLFDAVRTLLQRASSRASLVLVFDDLHQADASSLLLLEFIARELSDSRLLIVATYRADEMSTRLRETMGELARVGLQKVVLTGLGLKETGQLLTYLSGTSCSDDLVRQVHTRTSGNPFFVTEVAHLQSSDRDAIPDNVRAVLHRRVSRLSEATIQLLTVCSVLGREFDFRMAAAVVAPDGDRDLLDALDEALERLIVEPMPAAGESWYRFRHELVRAAVYESVSPSRRAHWHAAVVALMEQRLGARVEEHAADLAYHAARAEALVGSSRVVKYSRLAGERMLATHAFDGALRHFERAWRARNSVPCDDEAAGILAGLGLAQAATTVRWKRQEAWANVRRAIEYYLEAGEIQKAVAAVTHPSLAAEGVAGVTDVIRRLLPFVSEGSREAALLLARGAAAAYFETGSDKPTQQWFTRALGIASSSEDARLELRVLAQSLSVDHFAFAGMTRS; translated from the coding sequence ATGCTCCAACCGGCGCCGCCTCAGCTGTTCGGGCGAGATAGCGAGCTTGCGCTACTGATCCGCGCGCTGGCCGACAGCGAGCGCGGCCGGGCGCGTGTCGTCTGGATTGGCGGGGAGCCGGGTATCGGAAAGACGCGGCTTGCGGAAGAGCTCGCGGCTGCGGCGACGCAACGCACAACAGTCGCGTGGGCACGTTGCGTTGACGCCGAGGCGGCGCCGCCGTATTGGCCATGGGCCGAAGGTATCCGGGCCTTGCTGCGGACAGTCACCCGGGAGGAACTCCAACTCCCGGTCTCCTGCCTCAAGCGTCTCAGCGCGCTGGTGCCGGACCTTGTGCATCATCCAGCGATGACAGCTCGGCCAGTTGGACGCGTGACCGCGTCCGACCGCTATCGACTGTTCGATGCCGTGCGCACGTTGCTGCAGCGCGCCTCCTCACGTGCATCGCTCGTCCTCGTTTTCGACGACCTGCATCAGGCCGACGCGAGTTCCTTGTTACTGCTGGAATTCATCGCTCGCGAGCTTTCCGATAGTCGGCTTCTCATCGTGGCGACGTATCGTGCCGACGAGATGTCCACGCGCTTGAGGGAGACGATGGGGGAGCTTGCGCGTGTCGGTCTGCAGAAGGTGGTCCTGACGGGACTCGGGCTGAAGGAGACCGGTCAGTTGCTGACATACCTTTCCGGTACCAGCTGTTCTGACGACCTTGTCCGCCAGGTCCACACCCGGACCAGCGGCAATCCATTCTTCGTGACCGAGGTTGCGCACCTTCAATCCTCGGATCGCGACGCGATACCGGACAACGTTCGCGCCGTCCTGCACCGACGCGTGAGCCGCTTGTCTGAGGCCACCATTCAGTTGCTCACGGTGTGTTCCGTCCTGGGCCGTGAGTTCGACTTCCGCATGGCCGCAGCGGTCGTCGCGCCTGACGGCGACCGCGATCTACTGGACGCGCTTGACGAAGCCTTGGAGCGTCTGATCGTCGAGCCCATGCCGGCAGCTGGAGAGAGTTGGTATCGGTTCAGGCATGAGCTGGTCAGAGCTGCCGTGTACGAGAGCGTCTCGCCGAGCCGCCGTGCGCATTGGCACGCCGCTGTTGTGGCGCTGATGGAGCAGCGACTCGGTGCACGTGTCGAGGAGCATGCTGCCGATCTGGCCTATCACGCCGCACGCGCAGAAGCGCTTGTCGGCTCGTCTCGCGTCGTCAAGTACTCGCGGCTGGCGGGTGAGCGGATGCTGGCGACGCATGCCTTCGACGGGGCGTTACGGCATTTCGAGCGCGCCTGGCGCGCCCGGAATTCCGTGCCGTGCGACGACGAGGCGGCCGGAATCCTGGCCGGACTCGGGCTGGCGCAGGCCGCGACAACCGTCCGGTGGAAACGGCAGGAGGCGTGGGCAAACGTACGGCGGGCGATCGAGTACTACCTCGAGGCAGGCGAGATCCAGAAAGCAGTCGCGGCCGTGACGCACCCGTCGCTCGCCGCAGAGGGCGTGGCGGGCGTCACCGACGTCATCCGCCGGCTCCTGCCGTTCGTGAGCGAGGGCTCGCGCGAAGCCGCGTTGCTGCTCGCCCGCGGGGCGGCGGCCGCGTACTTCGAGACCGGGAGCGACAAACCGACGCAGCAATGGTTCACGCGCGCGCTCGGGATCGCTTCGTCGTCCGAGGATGCGCGGCTCGAACTGCGGGTGCTCGCCCAGTCCCTTTCGGTGGACCACTTCGCCTTCGCTGGCATGACGCGCTCGTGA
- a CDS encoding helix-turn-helix transcriptional regulator, which produces MKSRRVLELAARVDELHWQAYASYRAAYALTHTGRIEEATGQAQENLAAAERLRDRGLLADALYVKALLAQLRGQWDEARAQSDRGLALAAGHLPLLHVRAVLEYETDNDVAGGQYVQRLIDADRDARPYPIAGIFTAVALSHIAYITNGMNDTEAAIRAARAVIAKPSAVKNAVVGARMGHALLAVLDADVDECETDLEALAPFESVMPTQWSLATGRVLGLLAHAVGQKRRAWSHFEQALAFCRASGFKPELGWTCHDYAAALLDSDARDDRLKAAALLDEGEQIATALDLVQLRKRISAFRERYRLRLARNPAGLTTREFEVLQLLASGKANKDIAEALFISTHTVAVHVARVLEKTRSSNRTAAVAYATRHHLLESTRSATVDDRRPKNS; this is translated from the coding sequence GTGAAGAGCCGTCGCGTGCTGGAGCTCGCAGCGCGGGTGGACGAGCTCCACTGGCAAGCGTACGCCAGCTACCGCGCTGCATACGCCCTGACCCACACAGGACGAATCGAGGAGGCAACCGGCCAGGCGCAGGAGAACCTCGCGGCGGCCGAGCGTCTTCGCGACCGGGGACTGCTGGCTGATGCCCTGTATGTCAAGGCACTGCTCGCTCAACTGCGCGGACAGTGGGACGAGGCGCGAGCACAGAGCGATCGGGGACTGGCCCTGGCGGCCGGCCATCTGCCGCTTCTCCATGTCCGCGCCGTTCTCGAGTACGAAACGGACAACGACGTCGCCGGTGGGCAGTATGTGCAGCGCCTCATCGACGCCGATCGGGACGCAAGACCCTATCCGATCGCGGGCATCTTCACTGCTGTGGCGTTGTCGCACATCGCCTATATCACCAATGGAATGAACGACACGGAGGCGGCGATCCGCGCCGCTCGTGCGGTCATCGCCAAGCCGTCAGCGGTCAAGAATGCTGTCGTCGGCGCACGGATGGGGCACGCGCTGCTGGCCGTGCTCGACGCGGATGTTGACGAGTGCGAAACGGACCTCGAGGCGTTAGCGCCGTTCGAATCCGTGATGCCAACGCAGTGGAGTCTGGCGACGGGCCGTGTGCTCGGGCTTCTCGCTCATGCTGTCGGCCAGAAACGCCGCGCGTGGAGCCACTTCGAGCAGGCGCTGGCGTTCTGCCGTGCGAGCGGGTTCAAGCCCGAGCTCGGCTGGACCTGTCACGATTATGCCGCCGCGCTCCTCGACAGTGACGCCCGGGACGACAGGCTGAAGGCGGCGGCACTGCTGGATGAAGGCGAGCAGATAGCCACAGCACTTGATCTCGTCCAGCTGCGCAAGCGTATTTCTGCATTTCGCGAACGTTATCGACTGCGACTGGCGCGCAATCCCGCCGGTCTGACCACGCGTGAGTTCGAGGTCCTGCAGTTGCTGGCCAGCGGCAAGGCCAACAAGGACATTGCGGAGGCGTTGTTCATAAGCACCCACACGGTCGCCGTGCACGTTGCGCGTGTGCTCGAGAAGACGCGCTCGTCGAACCGTACCGCGGCGGTTGCGTACGCCACTCGTCACCACCTGCTCGAATCGACTCGCTCGGCAACCGTTGACGATCGACGACCGAAAAATAGCTAA